In the Pseudomonas sp. ADAK2 genome, one interval contains:
- a CDS encoding protein kinase domain-containing protein → MVFILVPERGAAVVIRKIDRVSSRPPILKQDGRKPMPPSMEHVLVDQSVLFKDPDIINRVRGKNGLPFVAHNALLELRSLTEGEGQIHQNARRFFRSFVAQPSRPHRALPKGTALHDIDLLAECAFDGQPIFVLKRTTVAVGSTVDAVDLCLDYDLLLLTCDKAQLQQCEAAQARAIRWTGPSTKAAAVQKAAAQIAQAAPKAAPAAKAASLPKAAAKAPSVPIKPFDLPAKPLNSPDRKIHNTGATVKQGSVVSTALGRQLTLHTFISAGGEGTIYAVAGTREVCKIYHPDNLTTRRREKIELMVTRRIDAPGICWPTELVFNDKEEFVGYVMPRAQGKTLTTSVFVKPLLMKNFPTWTRRDLVNVAIAFLKQVQYLHSLNIIIGDINPMNLLVTPDSNQVWIVDTDSFQIGHFPCEVGTVPFTAPEIQGEKYGNYLRSKNHELFAVATMLFMILLPGKPPYSQQGGGTAADNIRNMNFPYRFKKDSGKGKVSVTPVGMWQNIWSHLPYPLKQAFSNTFEDNQRRPISDWLALLEQYGKDLCKSGKHSDELFPQAFHIADPVEAVCGGCKKTYTESKKWLDKMKSAGRSTRCADCQKAAKLKKLAEESRKDTEQAVQRPAPPPAPAPRPTPAPAPVRNIPAPAPVPKPVAAPMPPPARPAPPRPAPQPQRQPTAPRAQPHQSAPIRAPRQESIALRWLKRLLKRFL, encoded by the coding sequence ATGGTTTTTATCCTGGTGCCTGAGCGCGGTGCTGCGGTTGTGATCCGCAAAATTGATAGGGTATCCTCGCGCCCGCCTATTTTGAAACAAGACGGCAGGAAGCCAATGCCCCCCTCTATGGAACACGTGCTCGTCGATCAAAGCGTCCTTTTCAAGGACCCGGACATTATCAACCGGGTTCGCGGCAAGAATGGCCTGCCGTTTGTCGCTCATAACGCGCTGCTGGAACTGCGGTCCCTGACCGAGGGCGAGGGGCAGATTCACCAGAATGCTCGCCGTTTTTTCCGCTCGTTTGTCGCCCAGCCGTCTCGCCCACACCGTGCGCTGCCAAAAGGCACAGCGCTGCATGACATTGATCTGCTCGCCGAATGTGCGTTCGATGGCCAGCCCATATTCGTGCTCAAGCGCACCACGGTGGCCGTCGGTTCAACGGTTGACGCCGTCGACTTGTGCCTTGATTACGACCTGCTGCTGCTGACGTGCGATAAAGCACAATTGCAACAGTGCGAAGCTGCCCAGGCCCGAGCCATACGCTGGACCGGTCCCTCGACGAAAGCAGCTGCAGTGCAAAAAGCAGCAGCGCAAATAGCTCAGGCTGCACCAAAAGCAGCGCCTGCTGCCAAAGCAGCGTCTCTTCCGAAAGCTGCTGCGAAGGCGCCAAGCGTGCCAATCAAGCCATTCGATTTGCCCGCAAAACCGCTGAACAGCCCCGACCGCAAAATCCACAACACCGGCGCCACGGTCAAGCAAGGCTCGGTCGTCTCGACCGCTTTGGGCCGTCAGTTGACCCTCCACACCTTCATCAGCGCCGGTGGCGAAGGGACGATTTACGCCGTGGCGGGCACCCGCGAAGTATGCAAGATCTATCACCCCGACAACCTCACGACGCGCCGCCGCGAGAAGATCGAACTGATGGTCACGCGCCGCATCGACGCGCCCGGCATCTGTTGGCCAACCGAGCTGGTGTTCAACGACAAAGAAGAATTTGTCGGCTACGTCATGCCACGGGCGCAGGGTAAAACCCTGACAACCTCAGTGTTTGTGAAACCGTTGCTGATGAAAAACTTCCCAACATGGACGCGCCGGGATCTGGTGAACGTCGCGATCGCGTTTCTCAAACAAGTGCAGTACCTGCATTCGCTGAACATCATCATCGGTGATATCAACCCGATGAACCTGCTGGTGACGCCCGACAGCAACCAGGTGTGGATTGTCGATACCGACAGTTTCCAGATCGGGCATTTCCCCTGCGAAGTCGGTACCGTGCCGTTCACCGCGCCGGAGATTCAGGGCGAAAAATATGGCAACTATTTACGCAGCAAAAATCACGAATTATTTGCCGTCGCGACAATGCTGTTCATGATCCTGCTACCCGGCAAACCACCGTATTCGCAGCAGGGTGGCGGCACAGCGGCGGACAACATCCGCAATATGAACTTTCCTTACCGGTTCAAAAAGGACAGCGGCAAGGGCAAGGTCAGCGTGACGCCAGTGGGTATGTGGCAGAACATCTGGAGCCATTTGCCTTACCCGCTGAAACAGGCGTTCAGCAACACGTTCGAAGACAATCAGCGCCGGCCCATCAGTGATTGGCTAGCGCTACTGGAGCAGTACGGCAAGGATCTTTGCAAGAGCGGCAAGCATTCCGACGAATTGTTTCCGCAGGCGTTTCATATTGCCGATCCGGTCGAGGCTGTCTGTGGCGGCTGCAAGAAAACCTACACCGAATCAAAAAAGTGGCTGGATAAAATGAAATCTGCCGGCCGATCAACGCGCTGCGCAGACTGCCAGAAAGCCGCAAAACTGAAAAAACTCGCTGAAGAAAGCCGAAAGGACACCGAGCAGGCAGTCCAGCGCCCAGCGCCACCGCCCGCTCCCGCGCCGCGACCGACGCCGGCGCCGGCGCCAGTACGCAATATTCCAGCGCCAGCACCTGTGCCCAAACCGGTGGCTGCGCCGATGCCGCCCCCGGCGCGACCCGCCCCGCCACGACCGGCGCCGCAGCCACAGCGACAGCCGACGGCGCCTCGGGCACAACCTCACCAATCCGCGCCAATACGCGCGCCCCGCCAGGAAAGCATTGCGCTACGCTGGCTCAAACGACTCTTGAAGCGTTTCTTGTAA
- a CDS encoding MBL fold metallo-hydrolase codes for MQTPNTALIRETFPVGPLQCNCTIIGNPITKKAIVVDPGGNHELILARLDALGLKVVSIIHTHAHLDHFLASGQLKEKTGATLHLHKEDQFLWDNLEMQCQMFGVPYTPVPSPDRWLADDEELACGCGVAIHTPGHTPGSMSFWFSEAKLLIAGDTLFKRGVGRTDLWGGDQATIVRSIKQRLYTLDEDATVVTGHGPDTRLGDEMRENPFVRA; via the coding sequence ATGCAAACCCCGAATACCGCGCTTATCCGCGAAACGTTCCCCGTCGGTCCGCTGCAGTGCAACTGCACCATCATCGGCAACCCGATCACTAAAAAAGCCATCGTCGTCGACCCGGGCGGCAATCACGAGTTGATCCTGGCCCGGCTCGACGCTCTGGGCCTGAAGGTGGTCAGCATCATCCACACCCACGCGCACCTCGATCACTTCCTGGCCTCCGGTCAGCTCAAGGAGAAAACCGGCGCAACCCTCCACCTGCACAAAGAAGATCAATTCCTCTGGGACAACCTGGAGATGCAATGCCAGATGTTCGGCGTGCCTTACACGCCGGTGCCATCGCCGGATCGCTGGTTGGCCGATGACGAAGAACTGGCCTGTGGTTGTGGCGTCGCGATTCATACGCCGGGGCATACGCCAGGTTCCATGAGCTTTTGGTTTTCAGAGGCTAAGCTGCTGATTGCTGGTGACACGTTGTTCAAACGCGGGGTAGGGCGCACGGATTTGTGGGGTGGCGATCAGGCGACCATCGTGCGCTCGATCAAGCAGCGGCTGTATACCCTCGATGAGGACGCGACCGTGGTCACCGGGCATGGTCCGGACACACGTCTGGGCGATGAAATGCGCGAGAACCCTTTTGTGCGGGCCTGA
- a CDS encoding OmpA family protein → MFTKQRLIIVATAVALLSGCASPNPYDNQGQADGGSQGMSKTAKYGGLGALAGALAGAAIGHDNRGKGALIGAAVVGASAAGYGYYADQQEKKLRASMANTGVEVQRQGDQIKLIMPGNITFATDSANIASSFYQPLNNLAGSLKEFSQNQIEIVGYTDSTGARQHNMDLSQRRAQSVATYLTSQGVSGANLSARGAGPDNPIASNGDVNGRAQNRRVEVNLKAIPGQQYQQQGQPVQQY, encoded by the coding sequence ATGTTCACCAAGCAGCGTTTGATTATTGTCGCAACTGCTGTGGCCCTGTTGTCCGGCTGCGCTTCACCTAATCCTTATGACAACCAGGGGCAAGCCGACGGCGGCTCCCAAGGCATGAGTAAAACCGCCAAGTACGGTGGCCTCGGCGCCTTGGCCGGTGCGTTGGCCGGTGCCGCCATCGGTCACGATAACCGCGGCAAAGGTGCGTTGATTGGCGCTGCGGTAGTGGGCGCTTCCGCCGCCGGTTACGGTTACTACGCCGACCAGCAAGAGAAAAAGCTGCGGGCCAGCATGGCCAATACGGGGGTTGAAGTGCAGCGCCAGGGCGATCAGATCAAGCTGATCATGCCGGGCAACATCACCTTCGCTACCGATTCGGCGAATATCGCTTCAAGCTTCTACCAGCCGTTGAACAACCTGGCGGGCTCGCTCAAGGAATTCAGCCAGAACCAGATCGAGATCGTCGGCTACACCGACAGCACCGGTGCCCGTCAACACAACATGGACCTGTCCCAGCGTCGCGCCCAAAGCGTGGCGACTTACCTGACTTCCCAAGGCGTGAGCGGTGCCAACCTGTCGGCACGCGGTGCCGGGCCGGATAACCCGATTGCCAGCAACGGTGACGTCAATGGCCGCGCGCAGAACCGTCGGGTCGAAGTCAACCTGAAGGCGATTCCGGGCCAGCAGTATCAGCAGCAGGGGCAGCCTGTTCAGCAGTACTGA
- a CDS encoding YhcB family protein, with product MEHSLLVWLLPTLALVVGVAIGFLVARLAPNAAPNRTQRQLDDIQERFDSYQNEVVTHFNSTATLVKKMTASYQDVQDHLAEGANRLALDEQTRQRLLAALHADAAVAPRERLTPPRNQEPPRDYAPKAPNAPGMLDEHYGLKK from the coding sequence GTGGAACACTCGCTCTTAGTTTGGTTGTTGCCGACTCTTGCCCTGGTTGTGGGTGTCGCCATTGGATTCCTGGTCGCTCGTCTGGCACCGAATGCCGCGCCTAACCGCACGCAACGTCAGCTGGATGATATTCAGGAACGTTTCGACAGTTATCAGAACGAGGTGGTTACCCACTTCAACAGCACGGCCACCCTGGTCAAGAAAATGACTGCGAGCTATCAGGACGTGCAGGATCATCTCGCCGAGGGTGCCAACCGCCTGGCCCTGGACGAGCAGACTCGTCAACGCTTGCTGGCCGCCCTGCACGCCGACGCCGCCGTAGCCCCACGGGAACGCCTGACGCCACCGCGCAATCAGGAGCCACCTCGCGACTACGCACCAAAAGCCCCGAACGCGCCGGGCATGCTCGATGAACATTACGGCCTGAAGAAGTAA